The Desulfovibrio legallii genome window below encodes:
- the rpe gene encoding ribulose-phosphate 3-epimerase, producing MILSPSLLSADFARLAEELAALEAAGLTWLHLDVMDGAFVPNITFGPPLIKALRPLSGLFFDVHLMVEDPSRHLAAFAEAGADMLVVHAEADHHLQRTLDAIRALGCKAGVALNPGTDVNAVRWLVADLDMLLIMSVNPGFSGQAFIPASFAKLRAARRLLDENGGGNVLIQVDGGVCPENAGALVAAGADVLVSGSAFFGHKPYGARLAAFAAACAASGVRPGLWAATAWKPQ from the coding sequence ATGATCCTTTCACCTTCTCTGTTGTCGGCGGATTTCGCCCGTCTGGCCGAGGAATTGGCCGCGCTGGAAGCCGCCGGTCTTACCTGGCTGCACCTGGACGTCATGGACGGGGCCTTTGTGCCCAACATTACCTTTGGTCCCCCGCTCATCAAGGCCCTGCGCCCCCTGAGCGGGCTTTTTTTTGACGTGCACCTCATGGTGGAAGACCCCTCGCGCCATCTGGCGGCCTTTGCGGAAGCCGGAGCAGATATGCTGGTGGTCCACGCCGAGGCCGACCACCACTTGCAGCGCACCCTTGACGCCATCCGCGCCCTGGGCTGCAAGGCGGGCGTGGCCCTCAATCCCGGCACGGATGTGAATGCCGTGCGCTGGCTTGTCGCTGACCTTGATATGCTGCTGATCATGAGCGTGAACCCCGGCTTTTCCGGCCAGGCCTTCATCCCGGCCAGCTTTGCCAAGCTCCGCGCGGCCCGCAGGCTGCTGGACGAAAACGGCGGGGGCAACGTCCTCATTCAGGTGGACGGCGGGGTCTGCCCCGAAAACGCCGGCGCTCTGGTGGCGGCCGGGGCCGATGTGCTGGTTTCCGGTTCGGCATTTTTCGGTCACAAGCCCTATGGCGCGCGCCTGGCGGCCTTTGCCGCGGCCTGCGCGGCAAGCGGCGTCCGCCCCGGCCTTTGGGCCGCCACGGCCTGGAAACCGCAGTAG
- the tkt gene encoding transketolase, translating into MPTRRQCANALRILAVDAIEKARSGHPGAPLGMADMAEALWRHVLRHNPANPRWPDRDRFVLSNGHASMLLYGLLHLSGYDLPLEEIENFRQWGSKAAGHPEYDLDMGVEMTTGPLGQGLASAVGMALAERLLAARYNTPEHAVVDHRTYAFAGDGCLMEGVSYEACSLAGTWGLGRLIVFYDANGISIDGKVDGWFTENVAGRFTACGWQVLGPLDGHDAAALDAALAAAHADEGRPSLIICRTHIGYGSPKADSAACHGSPLGAEGVAAVRQALQWTEPPFVIPQDIRAAWDAHERGQALEAAWQSKFEAYRAAHPGLAAEFERRVRGELPADWADTARRLVEEALNAREDLATRVASRKTLETLVPRLPELLGGSADLTGSVGTLTAASTRLNPPALTGNYISYGVREFGMSAIMNGLALHGGFIPYAGTFLSFADQAKNALRLAALMGVRAVWVFTHDSIGVGEDGPTHQPVEQLNMLRATPGLHVWRPCDTVETAVAWRSALESPCPSVLSLSRQTLPFCPRDAEQVAAIARGGYVLRHCAGTPELILLATGSEVGLALAAATQLEAEGRRVRVVSLPCAELFDAQDADYKESVLPRAVRARIAIEAAAVDWWRKYVGLDGAVLGMERFGASAPGKVVFERLGFTVPHVLRLVQSLLP; encoded by the coding sequence ATGCCCACCCGCAGACAGTGCGCCAATGCTCTCCGTATCCTGGCCGTGGACGCCATTGAAAAAGCCCGTTCCGGGCACCCCGGCGCGCCGCTGGGCATGGCCGACATGGCCGAGGCTCTCTGGCGGCACGTGCTTCGGCATAATCCCGCCAATCCCCGCTGGCCCGACCGGGACCGTTTTGTGCTTTCCAACGGGCACGCCTCCATGCTGCTCTACGGCCTGTTGCATTTGTCCGGCTATGACCTGCCGCTGGAAGAGATTGAAAATTTTCGTCAGTGGGGTTCCAAGGCTGCGGGGCACCCGGAATATGACCTGGATATGGGCGTGGAGATGACCACCGGCCCGCTGGGCCAGGGGTTGGCCTCGGCCGTGGGCATGGCCCTGGCCGAACGCCTGTTGGCCGCGCGCTACAACACGCCGGAACACGCCGTGGTGGACCACCGTACCTACGCCTTTGCCGGCGACGGCTGCCTGATGGAGGGCGTGTCTTACGAGGCCTGCTCCCTGGCCGGCACCTGGGGGCTGGGCAGGCTCATCGTGTTCTACGATGCCAACGGCATTTCCATTGACGGCAAGGTGGACGGCTGGTTTACAGAGAACGTGGCCGGGCGCTTCACGGCCTGCGGCTGGCAGGTACTGGGCCCGCTGGACGGACACGACGCCGCGGCGCTGGACGCGGCTCTGGCCGCAGCTCATGCGGATGAAGGCAGGCCCAGCCTGATCATCTGCCGTACGCACATCGGCTATGGTTCGCCCAAGGCGGATTCCGCCGCCTGCCACGGTTCGCCCCTGGGGGCCGAGGGCGTGGCCGCCGTGCGCCAGGCTCTGCAGTGGACGGAACCGCCCTTTGTCATTCCGCAGGACATCCGCGCCGCCTGGGACGCGCACGAGCGCGGACAGGCCCTGGAAGCCGCCTGGCAGAGCAAATTTGAAGCCTACCGCGCGGCCCACCCCGGCCTGGCCGCCGAATTTGAGCGCCGCGTGCGCGGCGAACTGCCCGCAGATTGGGCCGACACGGCCCGCCGCCTGGTGGAAGAGGCCCTGAACGCGCGGGAAGATCTGGCCACCCGCGTGGCCTCGCGCAAAACCCTGGAAACGCTGGTGCCGCGTCTGCCGGAGCTTCTGGGCGGCTCCGCCGACCTCACGGGTTCCGTGGGCACGCTTACGGCCGCGTCCACGCGGCTCAACCCGCCGGCCCTGACGGGCAACTATATTTCTTATGGCGTGCGGGAATTCGGCATGAGCGCCATTATGAACGGCCTGGCCCTGCACGGCGGCTTTATCCCCTATGCGGGCACCTTCCTTTCCTTTGCGGATCAGGCCAAGAACGCACTGCGTCTGGCGGCGCTCATGGGCGTGCGGGCCGTGTGGGTATTTACCCATGATTCCATTGGCGTGGGCGAGGACGGCCCGACCCACCAGCCCGTGGAGCAGCTCAATATGCTGCGCGCCACGCCCGGCCTGCACGTCTGGCGGCCCTGTGATACGGTGGAAACCGCCGTGGCCTGGCGCAGCGCGCTGGAAAGCCCCTGCCCCAGCGTGCTTTCGCTCTCGCGCCAGACCTTGCCCTTCTGCCCCAGAGATGCGGAGCAGGTGGCGGCCATTGCCCGGGGCGGCTATGTGCTGCGCCACTGCGCGGGCACGCCGGAACTTATTTTGCTGGCCACGGGCTCGGAAGTGGGCCTGGCGCTGGCGGCGGCAACGCAGCTGGAGGCCGAAGGCCGCCGGGTGCGCGTGGTTTCCCTGCCCTGTGCGGAACTTTTTGACGCCCAGGACGCGGATTATAAAGAAAGCGTGCTGCCCCGCGCCGTGCGCGCCCGCATCGCCATTGAGGCGGCGGCCGTGGATTGGTGGCGCAAGTATGTGGGCCTGGACGGCGCGGTGCTGGGCATGGAGCGCTTCGGCGCTTCCGCACCGGGCAAGGTGGTTTTTGAGCGTCTGGGCTTTACTGTGCCGCATGTGCTGCGCTTGGTGCAATCCTTGTTGCCCTAG
- a CDS encoding translation initiation factor 2, with protein sequence MLTVYVAASFKHKHGVRLLGRELRALGCRLLDWTEKAAPPPGLTPLERRIWMDTDQDGGQVYAFCRDACLTADLVIYYGASGQDAGVEVGLAAGTGVPVLGIRGPLEGTGLMLHGAVTAWVDGAEEALDVLARLQAHAAAHWQNAAAEPDPAVRRLALRLCARAQKT encoded by the coding sequence ATGTTAACAGTGTATGTGGCGGCTTCCTTCAAGCACAAGCACGGCGTCCGGCTGCTGGGGCGCGAATTGCGGGCCCTGGGCTGCCGCCTGCTGGACTGGACGGAAAAAGCCGCGCCCCCGCCGGGGCTCACGCCTCTGGAACGGCGCATCTGGATGGATACAGATCAGGACGGCGGACAGGTCTACGCCTTCTGCCGGGACGCCTGCCTGACGGCGGACCTGGTGATCTATTACGGCGCGTCCGGACAGGACGCGGGCGTGGAGGTGGGGCTGGCCGCCGGCACAGGCGTGCCCGTGCTGGGCATCCGCGGGCCGCTGGAAGGGACGGGCCTTATGCTGCACGGCGCGGTGACCGCCTGGGTGGACGGCGCGGAGGAAGCCCTGGACGTGCTGGCCCGCCTGCAGGCCCATGCCGCCGCCCACTGGCAGAACGCCGCGGCCGAACCCGACCCCGCCGTCCGCCGCCTGGCTCTGCGGCTGTGCGCACGCGCACAAAAAACATAA
- a CDS encoding histidine phosphatase family protein encodes MKGVWLIRHGSLPANPQRRMVGARAIPLSPWGRAQASALGREMPPALARAVQAVVCSDLQRCQESAALLLAAAPWPGTPPPLHTEPDLREISLGCWEGLTRAEIAARFPGAWEARGAQLAHYAPPGGESFAQVQARALRAVGRWRTRCPEGTLLLISHAGVIRCLLAHYLALPLGELLRIPQYYACRAFLPEW; translated from the coding sequence ATGAAGGGCGTCTGGCTTATCCGTCACGGCTCCCTGCCCGCCAACCCGCAACGCCGTATGGTGGGCGCGCGCGCCATTCCCCTCAGCCCCTGGGGCCGGGCCCAGGCCAGCGCCCTGGGGCGGGAAATGCCTCCGGCCTTGGCCCGCGCCGTGCAGGCTGTGGTCTGTTCAGATTTACAGCGCTGTCAGGAAAGCGCCGCTCTGCTTCTGGCTGCCGCCCCCTGGCCCGGCACGCCCCCGCCCCTCCATACGGAACCGGATTTGCGCGAAATTTCTTTGGGCTGCTGGGAGGGGCTGACCAGGGCTGAAATCGCCGCCCGCTTCCCCGGCGCGTGGGAGGCCCGCGGGGCGCAGCTGGCCCACTACGCCCCGCCGGGGGGCGAGAGCTTTGCCCAGGTCCAGGCCCGCGCCCTTCGGGCCGTGGGCCGCTGGCGCACGCGCTGCCCGGAAGGCACGCTTCTGCTGATCAGCCACGCCGGGGTCATCCGCTGCCTCCTCGCCCACTACCTGGCCCTGCCCCTGGGCGAACTGCTGCGCATTCCCCAATATTATGCCTGCCGCGCCTTTTTGCCGGAATGGTAA
- a CDS encoding phosphoglycerate kinase yields the protein MPIRKMQDVDLAGKTVVIREDLNVPMKDGGVSNDKRIRAALPTIRLALEKGAGVVLLSHLGRPTEGQFEEQFSLKPVAARLAELLERPVRLAPTFAEATAAPGEVTLLENVRFLKGEKKNDAALAARLAGLGQVYVMDAFGAAHRAHASTEGAVRAAQTACAGPLLQAELEAFGKVLDNPARPLVAIIGGSKVSSKLGLLENLLNTVDVLMVGGGIANTFLAAAGYMVGKSLCEEDLVPEAKKIMEQAKTLNKELPLPVDVVTAEELAPGRQTGVHAVGDVPPDQMILDIGPETVSAYEKLLAKAATVVWNGPVGAFETDPFGQGTKALANFLAGGKAFVVVGGGDSVAAVEKYGLADKMGYISTGGGASLELLEGKTLPAVAALEAVS from the coding sequence ATGCCGATCAGAAAGATGCAGGATGTGGACCTGGCGGGCAAAACCGTGGTTATTCGCGAGGATCTCAACGTGCCCATGAAGGACGGGGGCGTCAGCAACGACAAGCGCATCCGCGCGGCCCTGCCCACCATCCGCCTGGCGCTGGAAAAAGGCGCGGGTGTGGTGCTGCTGTCGCACCTGGGGCGGCCCACGGAAGGGCAGTTTGAAGAGCAGTTCTCCCTCAAGCCCGTGGCGGCCAGACTTGCCGAACTGCTGGAACGCCCCGTGCGCCTGGCCCCCACGTTTGCGGAAGCCACGGCCGCACCGGGGGAAGTGACCTTGCTGGAAAACGTACGTTTTCTCAAGGGCGAGAAAAAGAATGATGCCGCACTGGCCGCCCGCCTGGCTGGCCTGGGCCAGGTCTACGTCATGGACGCTTTTGGCGCGGCCCACCGGGCCCACGCCTCCACCGAAGGGGCGGTGCGCGCGGCGCAGACGGCCTGCGCCGGGCCTCTGCTGCAGGCGGAGCTGGAGGCCTTCGGCAAGGTGCTGGACAATCCGGCCCGGCCCCTGGTGGCCATTATCGGCGGCTCCAAGGTCAGCTCCAAGCTGGGCCTGCTGGAAAACCTGCTCAACACCGTGGACGTGCTTATGGTGGGCGGCGGCATTGCCAATACCTTTCTGGCCGCCGCCGGGTATATGGTGGGCAAGAGCCTTTGTGAGGAAGACCTGGTGCCCGAAGCCAAAAAGATTATGGAGCAGGCCAAGACCCTGAACAAAGAATTGCCCCTGCCCGTGGACGTGGTCACTGCCGAAGAGCTGGCCCCCGGCCGGCAGACTGGCGTTCACGCCGTGGGCGACGTGCCCCCGGATCAGATGATTCTGGATATCGGGCCGGAAACCGTGTCTGCCTATGAAAAACTGCTTGCCAAAGCCGCCACCGTGGTCTGGAACGGCCCTGTGGGCGCTTTTGAAACGGACCCCTTCGGGCAGGGCACCAAGGCTCTGGCCAATTTTTTGGCCGGAGGCAAGGCCTTTGTGGTAGTGGGCGGCGGCGACTCTGTGGCGGCCGTGGAAAAATACGGCCTGGCCGACAAAATGGGCTATATTTCCACCGGCGGCGGCGCTTCCCTGGAACTGCTGGAAGGCAAAACCCTGCCCGCCGTGGCCGCCCTGGAAGCCGTGTCGTAA
- a CDS encoding MerR family transcriptional regulator, translating to MEEKTSGKTYRIGEAAELLHLKTHVLRFWETEFSQLAPIRTDKGQRLYTEEHLALLRRIQQLLHEQGMTIEGARRVLQGSAVLDETLPQRVAAVPDPEFMRGLKRQLLSLRRLLSGQ from the coding sequence ATGGAGGAAAAGACGTCCGGGAAGACTTACCGCATCGGCGAAGCGGCGGAATTGCTCCACCTCAAAACCCATGTGCTGCGCTTCTGGGAAACGGAATTTTCTCAGCTGGCTCCCATCCGTACGGACAAGGGCCAGCGCCTGTATACTGAAGAACACCTGGCCCTGCTGCGGCGCATCCAGCAATTGCTGCACGAGCAGGGCATGACTATTGAAGGCGCGCGGCGCGTGCTGCAGGGCAGCGCCGTGTTGGACGAAACCCTGCCCCAGCGCGTGGCCGCCGTGCCGGACCCGGAATTTATGCGTGGGCTCAAACGCCAGCTGTTGTCCCTGCGGCGTCTGCTCAGCGGGCAGTAA